A genomic region of Mugil cephalus isolate CIBA_MC_2020 chromosome 5, CIBA_Mcephalus_1.1, whole genome shotgun sequence contains the following coding sequences:
- the sfxn5b gene encoding sideroflexin-5b produces the protein MAESAACPAFQLGRPRYDQGTFLGRLRHFVDIIDPSTLFVSEKQLKESIKLLDDYKHGTLSPGVSDAQLWQAQKIKQAIIHPDTGEKIFMPFRMSGYVPFGTPIVIGLLLPNQTVVSTIIWQWLNQSHNACVNYANRNATKPTPTSKFLQGYVGAVTSAVSIAVGLNVLIQKANKLSPATRMIIQRLVPFPAVASANICNVGLMRHSELSEGIDVMDDNSNVVGSSKIAARHAIMETALTRVVLPMPIFVLPPIIMSYLERLQFLQSNRRLLLPIHSVVCLVTFGLSLPVAISLFPQMSQIEVTRLEPEIAMATDCKMVTYNKGL, from the exons ATGGCGGAATCTGCAGCGTGTCCTGCTTTCCAGCTCGGGAGACCCCGATACGACCAG GGTACGTTTCTTGGCCGGCTGAGACACTTTGTGGACATTATTGATCCCAGCACCCTGTTTGTATCAGAG AAACAGTTAAAAGAATCCATCAAACTCCTGGATGACTATAAACATGGCACACTTTCACCTGGAGTGTCTGATGCTCAG CTGTGGCAGGCCCAGAAGATCAAACAG GCCATCATTCATCCAGACACAGGAGAGAAGATCTTCATGCCATTTCGAATGTCAG GTTATGTACCATTTGGAACACCGATT GTCATTGGCCTTCTTCTCCCAAATCAGACTGTGGTGTCTACCATTATATGGCAG TGGCTGAACCAGAGTCACAATGCCTGCGTGAACTATGCAAACCGAAATGCCACAAAG CCAACACCAACGTCCAAGTTTCTTCAAGGCTATGTAGGAGCTGTGACAAGCGCCGTGTCTATCGCT gtGGGGCTGAATGTGTTGATTCAGAAGGCCAACAAGCTGAGTCCTGCTACAAGAATGATAATACAGAGGCTGGTTCCCTTCCCAGCTGTAG cGAGTGCAAACATCTGTAACGTGGGCCTGATGAGACACAGTGAGCTGTCTGAAGGTATCGATGTGATGGACGATAACAGCAATGTGGTGGGATCCTCCAAAATCGCCGCCAGACat GCGATCATGGAGACGGCCCTCACACGTGTGGTCCTGCCGATGCCAATTTTCGTCCTGCCCCCCATCATCATGTCCTACCTCGAGAG GCTGCAGTTCCTGCAGAGCAACCGCAGATTGTTGCTGCCCATCCACAGCGTTGTGTGCCTCGTTACATTTGGCCTCTCCCTGCCTGTGGCCATCAGCCTGTTCCCCCAGATGTCTCAG ATTGAGGTGACTCGCCTTGAGCCGGagattgccatggcaacagattGCAAGATGGTGACCTACAACAAGGGTTTATGA
- the smyd5 gene encoding LOW QUALITY PROTEIN: histone-lysine N-trimethyltransferase SMYD5 (The sequence of the model RefSeq protein was modified relative to this genomic sequence to represent the inferred CDS: inserted 1 base in 1 codon), with the protein MAAPVDDMFSLCVDPGKVSSCVEVRFIDNIKGKGLFAKKSIKKGEALFIERPLVSAQFLWNALYKYKACEYCLRALETAEENARRLSGIPGLSLPHPELCRVRPELHQACPQCQVMYCSSECRQAAADQYHRALCLGPSQEDPDHPINKLKDAWRSVHYPPETSSIMLMARMVAMVKQAKDKAHWQKLFSHFCSRTANEEEEIAHKLLGEQFREQLALLHSLFRAALYDDHLSRWFVPEGFRSLFSLVGTNGQGIGTSSLSQWVHXCDALELPAHQRAHLDSFIDQLYKDIEKETGDFLNCEGSGLFLLQSSCNHSCIPNAEASFPDNNFLLHLTALGDISPGEEICISYLDCCQRDRSRHSRHKILRENYLFVCSCPKCASQMDELDVTSEEEEEEEGEAEGETEGDEMEDEMTDV; encoded by the exons ATGGCTGCTCCCGTGGATGACATGTTTTCCTTATGCGTGGACCCCGGCAAAGTTTCCAGTTGCGTGGAAGTCAGATTTATTGATAATATCAAG GGCAAGGGTCTGTTCGCCAAAAAGAGCATCAAGAAGGGAGAGGCCCTTTTCATTGAGCGGCCTCTCGTCTCCGCCCAGTTCCTGTGGAATGCTTTGTATAAATATAAAG CCTGTGAGTACTGCCTACGTGCTCTGGAGACTGCAGAGGAGAATGCAAGGAGGCTCAGCGGCATCCCCGGACTCAGCCTTCCTCATCCTGAGCTCTGTCGTGTTCGACCGGAGCTGCACCAAGCCTGCCCTCAGTGTCAG GTGATGTACTGCAGCAGCGAGTGTCGACAGGCGGCAGCAGATCAGTACCACCGGGCTCTGTGTCTGGGTCCCTCACAGGAAGATCCAGACCATCCCATCAACAAGCTCAAAGATGCATGGAG gAGCGTGCATTATCCCCCAGAAACCTCCAGCATCATGCTTATGGCCAGGATGGTAGCTATGGTCAAACAA GCCAAAGATAAAGCACACTGGCAGAAGCTGTTTTCTCACTTCTGCAGCCGGACAGCTaacgaggaagaggagattGCCCATAAGCTCCTGGGGGAACAGTTCAGA GAGCAGTTGGCCTTGTTGCACAGCCTTTTCAGGGCAGCACTTTACGATGATCATCTCAGTCGG TGGTTTGTTCCCGAGGGTTTccgctctctgttctctctggtGGGAACCAATGGACAAGGCATTGGCACAAG CTCCTTGAGTCAGTGGGTCC GCTGTGATGCACTTGAGCTCCCTGCCCACCAGAGGGCGCATTTGGACTCTTTTATTGACCAGCTGTACAAGGACATAGAAAAAG AAACTGGAGACTTTCTAAACTGTGAGGGCTCTGGACTTTTTCTACTTCAAAGCTCAT GTAACCACAGCTGCATACCCAACGCCGAGGCGTCCTTCCCCGACAACAATTTTCTGCTTCACCTCACTGCCCTTGGCGACATCAGCCCAGGAGAG GAGATCTGCATCAGTTATTTGGACTGCTGTCAGCGGGACCGAAGCcgacacagcagacacaaaatTCTGAG GGAGAACTACCTGTTTGTCTGCTCGTGTCCAAAGTGTGCCTCCCAGATGGATGAGCTGGATGTGACAtcggaggaagaagaggaggaagaaggcgAGGCAGAAGGTGAAACGGAGGGGGATGAGATGGAGGATGAGATGACAGATGTCTGA